Proteins encoded together in one Rubripirellula reticaptiva window:
- a CDS encoding tetratricopeptide repeat protein, whose translation MSHSRRLFKRIATVLTCILILFALIAGFRNRGAFLVTADQHGQRLLDRGEFDAAAEVFEDPFRRAVALSRTGDFKRAASMFSTIPGPEAAFNHANMLVMLGEYEPAVKRYDRALELRPDWQPAVKNRAIAAGRAARLKTEGGEMTGGKLGADEIVFDQTSSSSNSSDDNEETVKGESLSDSELQAIWLRQVQTTPRDFLKSKFSFQEAMRDQEPADDE comes from the coding sequence ATGAGTCACTCGCGTCGTCTCTTCAAACGCATTGCCACGGTGCTGACATGCATTCTGATTTTGTTTGCGTTGATCGCAGGTTTTCGAAACCGCGGTGCGTTTCTGGTGACCGCTGATCAGCATGGACAACGATTGTTAGACCGTGGCGAATTTGATGCGGCAGCGGAAGTGTTTGAGGATCCTTTTCGTCGAGCGGTTGCGCTGTCAAGAACGGGCGATTTCAAGCGAGCCGCTTCGATGTTTTCAACCATCCCTGGCCCGGAGGCGGCATTCAATCACGCCAACATGCTGGTCATGCTGGGCGAGTACGAACCGGCCGTCAAGCGATACGATCGAGCGCTCGAGTTGCGGCCGGACTGGCAGCCCGCCGTCAAGAATCGAGCCATCGCTGCGGGACGCGCCGCAAGGTTGAAAACAGAAGGCGGCGAAATGACGGGCGGTAAGCTAGGCGCCGATGAGATCGTGTTTGATCAAACCAGTTCTTCTTCGAATTCATCCGATGACAATGAGGAAACGGTCAAAGGCGAATCGCTCTCGGATTCCGAATTGCAAGCGATCTGGCTACGGCAAGTACAGACGACTCCGCGAGATTTCCTAAAGAGCAAATTCTCTTTTCAAGAAGCAATGCGTGACCAGGAGCCAGCCGACGATGAATAG
- a CDS encoding alkaline phosphatase D family protein: MPSAIGHRSMNSKYILAFCTFIATACPLHADVFMANGMKIGDVTSDTAKIWTRLTAQPERTRSGTEFLKTTNPTKAKPLQADGSHQYPAGKRLADMEGSVPGTDGEVRLRYWPKGQRENEIETEWMRVDPQKDFTGQFLLRDLVPNTQYVLKAEGKGDQSSVELDGNFRTAPMPDDAQEINFVAVTCGDYPRRDDEENGHVIYNTMLKKIAPHFFVHTGDIEYYDRADPYALSKELARYKMNRLFSMPYIRSFHNHVSSYFMKDDHDTLMNDCDPGDVYGTLTWDEGIAIFEEQFPRTEPYKTVRWGKDLQIWILEGRDFRDVDPKSPNQMPSIWGSKQKEWFFESFAESDATFRVLISSTPVVGPDRKGKNDNHANREFELEGDQIREFLGSQENAFVICGDRHWQYHSEDPKTGTMEFSCGPSSDKHASGYSEEYRNEYHKYLKVLGGFLSVNVSRATGNPVITFRHHAPEGTVRYEYLTKSTK; this comes from the coding sequence ATGCCTTCGGCAATCGGCCATCGTTCCATGAATTCTAAATACATCTTGGCCTTTTGTACTTTCATCGCGACTGCATGCCCTCTTCATGCAGATGTCTTTATGGCTAATGGCATGAAAATTGGAGATGTGACTAGCGACACTGCAAAAATCTGGACACGCTTGACCGCCCAGCCCGAGAGAACACGCTCGGGCACCGAGTTTCTCAAGACAACCAATCCAACGAAAGCAAAACCTCTTCAAGCAGACGGAAGTCATCAGTATCCCGCCGGCAAGAGACTCGCTGACATGGAGGGAAGTGTGCCAGGTACCGACGGAGAGGTACGACTGCGTTATTGGCCAAAGGGACAACGTGAAAACGAGATCGAAACGGAATGGATGCGCGTCGATCCACAGAAAGACTTTACTGGCCAGTTCTTGTTGCGGGACCTAGTTCCCAATACACAGTACGTCCTGAAAGCGGAAGGAAAGGGTGATCAAAGTTCAGTCGAGCTTGATGGCAACTTTCGAACCGCGCCCATGCCGGACGATGCCCAAGAGATCAATTTCGTTGCTGTGACGTGCGGTGATTACCCGCGCCGTGACGATGAGGAAAATGGCCATGTCATTTACAACACGATGCTCAAGAAGATCGCCCCGCACTTCTTTGTCCACACGGGCGACATTGAATACTACGACCGTGCAGATCCGTATGCCCTCAGCAAGGAACTTGCGCGTTACAAAATGAACCGTCTGTTCTCAATGCCATACATCCGAAGCTTTCACAATCATGTGAGCAGCTACTTCATGAAGGATGACCATGACACTCTGATGAATGACTGCGACCCCGGCGATGTTTATGGAACCCTGACCTGGGACGAAGGGATTGCGATTTTTGAAGAACAGTTTCCCCGCACTGAACCCTACAAGACGGTGCGATGGGGAAAAGATTTGCAGATATGGATATTAGAAGGACGCGATTTCCGGGACGTCGATCCTAAATCGCCAAATCAAATGCCGTCAATCTGGGGCTCCAAACAGAAGGAGTGGTTCTTTGAAAGCTTCGCCGAATCAGACGCAACCTTCCGCGTGCTGATCAGCTCGACTCCTGTTGTCGGGCCAGATCGCAAAGGAAAAAACGACAATCATGCAAATAGGGAATTTGAGCTCGAAGGCGACCAAATCCGAGAATTCCTGGGCAGCCAGGAAAACGCTTTTGTCATTTGCGGTGATCGTCATTGGCAGTATCACTCTGAAGATCCGAAGACCGGAACAATGGAGTTTTCATGCGGTCCAAGTTCAGACAAACATGCCAGTGGATACAGTGAAGAGTATCGCAATGAATATCACAAATACCTAAAAGTTCTCGGCGGCTTTCTTTCGGTGAACGTATCGCGAGCAACGGGCAATCCGGTCATCACATTCCGCCACCATGCCCCCGAAGGCACCGTTCGCTATGAGTACCTAACAAAGTCAACCAAATGA
- a CDS encoding alpha/beta hydrolase: MRIQTITAIMIAVFATSVMSAQEARPQRKASTTPKGAKYLETGGERKLEVVYKNVSGKDLTLDLYYPMAKPSEKCPVIVFTHGGGWAAGNRYKAASGSFAIVFQQLIKEGFAVAPVTYRLAKKDSDITMRDCVIDCKDAIRYLAKNSETIGIDPMRICVMGDSAGGHIAQMLLLASPEQLPGDPSLAGVPYRMVAGVSWYGPCDFEKTELFNHDDRANFKDRFAARILGSDSDPTAKLARYQEVSPINYLSKDSPPLLMIQGDKDTTIPVKHAHYMQQKASEAEAPVEVMIIKNAGHNWRKVDAEIDPSREEIVQRTVQFFSKINH, translated from the coding sequence ATGAGAATCCAAACGATCACCGCCATCATGATTGCAGTTTTTGCAACCAGTGTAATGTCGGCTCAAGAAGCACGACCTCAGCGCAAAGCTTCGACAACGCCCAAGGGAGCCAAGTATCTGGAGACTGGCGGAGAGCGCAAGCTGGAAGTTGTTTACAAGAACGTTTCGGGAAAAGACCTAACCTTGGATCTGTATTACCCGATGGCCAAGCCCTCCGAGAAATGTCCCGTGATTGTCTTTACTCACGGCGGAGGATGGGCCGCAGGCAATCGGTACAAGGCTGCCAGCGGATCTTTTGCGATCGTTTTCCAGCAGTTGATCAAGGAAGGTTTCGCGGTTGCGCCCGTCACCTACCGACTGGCAAAGAAAGACAGCGACATCACGATGCGTGATTGCGTCATCGATTGCAAAGACGCCATTCGCTACCTCGCGAAGAACAGTGAAACGATCGGGATTGATCCGATGCGCATTTGCGTGATGGGAGATTCCGCTGGCGGCCATATCGCACAGATGCTGCTGCTGGCATCGCCTGAACAGTTACCAGGAGATCCATCGCTTGCCGGAGTCCCCTATCGAATGGTTGCCGGCGTGTCTTGGTATGGCCCGTGTGATTTCGAAAAAACCGAACTGTTCAATCACGATGACCGAGCCAACTTCAAGGATCGGTTTGCCGCCCGCATTCTCGGCTCAGATTCGGATCCGACGGCTAAATTGGCGCGTTACCAAGAAGTCAGTCCGATCAACTACTTGAGTAAAGACAGCCCGCCACTGCTGATGATTCAGGGCGACAAAGATACGACGATTCCGGTCAAGCATGCTCATTACATGCAGCAAAAGGCAAGCGAAGCGGAGGCACCCGTTGAGGTCATGATCATCAAAAACGCAGGTCACAATTGGCGTAAGGTCGATGCAGAAATCGATCCATCACGAGAAGAGATTGTCCAGCGCACGGTGCAGTTCTTTTCGAAAATCAATCATTAG
- a CDS encoding sulfatase family protein, with the protein MIHQRQWTLLLLIATVSVVSGRQKSFAAELPPNVVLIFVDDLGYGDVGCYGATKVQTPNIDQLAAEGRRFTDAHSASAVCTPSRYGLLTGEYPARGNIWGPAPIDSPLLIDTEKLTIADVFKNSGYNTAAFGKWHLGFGTGTNQWKQPLRPGPLDLGFDYFFGVPLVNSAPPYVFVENDRVYGRAADDPLIYLGRKQTDKTTPITRLTKEHGNRVPNFFGGAAAAHKLYNDFTLGTTLAERATQWIDQQSEKPFFLYFSTTNIHHPFTPAKRFQGTSQCGLYGDFVHELDWIVGEVMSTLKRKGVADNTLVIFTSDNGGMFNHGGQRAFQMGHQQNGDLLGFKFGVWEGGHRVPFIARWPGHIKPGTISTQLISGVDMLATFAALTQKPLDEYQRADSVNLLPALIGEPESPLRDTLILCPHQPTHLAVRKGQWIYIGARGAGGFKGVPGVHAAGGPVCASFVGSVNSDFENGKYKADAPHAQLYDLQSDVSQTRNLHNEYPEVVKEMRELLASYAPQNQKAGTQKGKSKPRSPASTSTIPGSIQKP; encoded by the coding sequence ATGATTCATCAACGCCAATGGACGCTCCTTCTGCTCATCGCAACGGTTTCCGTGGTAAGTGGTCGCCAAAAGTCGTTCGCAGCAGAACTGCCGCCCAACGTCGTTCTGATCTTTGTCGACGACTTGGGCTACGGCGACGTTGGTTGCTACGGCGCGACAAAGGTGCAAACGCCCAACATCGACCAACTTGCTGCCGAAGGACGACGATTTACCGACGCGCATTCGGCGTCTGCGGTCTGCACCCCATCTCGCTATGGACTGCTGACGGGCGAATATCCCGCAAGAGGAAACATCTGGGGGCCCGCACCGATCGATTCGCCGCTTCTGATTGACACCGAAAAACTGACCATCGCCGACGTCTTTAAAAACAGCGGCTACAACACGGCTGCGTTCGGAAAATGGCATTTAGGATTCGGTACAGGAACAAACCAGTGGAAGCAACCGTTGCGGCCAGGGCCACTTGATCTCGGTTTCGATTACTTTTTTGGCGTACCGCTAGTCAACAGCGCACCGCCATATGTCTTTGTGGAAAACGACCGCGTCTATGGGCGTGCTGCGGACGACCCGCTTATCTATTTGGGTCGCAAGCAGACCGACAAGACCACTCCGATCACACGGCTGACCAAAGAGCACGGCAACCGCGTCCCCAACTTTTTTGGCGGCGCAGCAGCCGCGCACAAACTCTACAACGACTTCACGTTAGGGACGACTCTAGCCGAACGCGCAACTCAGTGGATCGATCAACAGTCTGAAAAACCCTTTTTTCTGTACTTCTCAACGACGAACATCCACCATCCGTTTACGCCTGCGAAACGGTTCCAGGGAACCAGTCAATGCGGCCTGTACGGTGACTTCGTTCACGAACTGGACTGGATCGTTGGCGAGGTCATGTCAACGCTCAAACGGAAAGGTGTCGCTGACAATACGCTAGTGATTTTCACCAGTGACAACGGTGGCATGTTCAATCACGGTGGCCAGCGGGCGTTCCAAATGGGGCATCAACAAAACGGTGATTTGCTGGGGTTCAAGTTTGGTGTTTGGGAGGGCGGGCACCGCGTACCGTTCATCGCTCGATGGCCCGGCCACATCAAGCCGGGGACCATTTCGACACAGTTGATTAGTGGCGTGGACATGCTGGCGACCTTTGCCGCACTTACCCAAAAACCATTGGACGAATACCAACGTGCAGACAGCGTCAACCTATTGCCTGCACTGATCGGCGAGCCTGAGTCACCGTTGCGAGACACCCTTATTCTTTGTCCGCACCAGCCAACTCACCTTGCAGTACGCAAAGGCCAGTGGATCTATATCGGCGCTCGGGGTGCCGGTGGTTTTAAGGGCGTGCCCGGCGTGCACGCCGCCGGCGGACCTGTATGCGCGTCGTTTGTTGGAAGCGTGAACAGCGATTTCGAAAACGGCAAGTACAAAGCCGACGCCCCGCACGCTCAGTTATACGATCTTCAATCGGATGTGAGCCAAACGCGAAACCTGCACAACGAGTATCCCGAGGTCGTAAAGGAGATGCGAGAACTGCTCGCAAGCTACGCGCCGCAAAATCAGAAAGCCGGCACCCAAAAGGGCAAGTCCAAACCGAGGTCGCCAGCATCAACGTCGACGATCCCCGGTTCGATCCAGAAGCCCTGA
- a CDS encoding BatD family protein — translation MNRYLLLLIVASAVLLPQYNVDAAKPVVRIKTDPASDEPVVVGQRVRLILDVLGQDGWANVPKLPTFDVPGAIVYVPEGQATRLNETIQGDAYTGQRNEWWIYPQRSGPIMIPRIDVEVKVKFFGAKTQTGSETIGTKPIKMKAAFPEGVSSSTGLVVTDQFQVKQTWEPSRTEVSVGDGVVRSIERKIGGAPALVLPDILFADVDGVTVYRKAPEFQESNNRSELTSARQDRVTYVFTEPGTVDLPSIQLTWWNLQKGELETEMLSGQMFLVTESAATEASPLNAPFRPINSSQFSNLQWWAFAVLLAATILIAGHRGRKYLRTACGLEKTPETGSLPPLNP, via the coding sequence ATGAATAGATATCTGCTACTGCTGATCGTCGCATCAGCAGTGCTGTTGCCTCAATACAACGTGGACGCGGCGAAGCCGGTCGTTCGCATCAAGACGGACCCTGCGTCCGACGAACCCGTTGTTGTCGGTCAGCGTGTCCGATTGATCCTGGACGTGCTTGGTCAAGACGGCTGGGCAAATGTCCCGAAACTTCCAACGTTCGATGTCCCCGGTGCGATCGTCTACGTGCCGGAGGGGCAAGCGACGCGATTGAATGAAACGATCCAAGGTGACGCATACACGGGGCAGCGCAACGAATGGTGGATTTACCCCCAGCGCAGCGGGCCGATCATGATTCCACGGATCGACGTTGAAGTGAAAGTAAAATTTTTTGGCGCGAAAACTCAAACGGGCAGCGAGACGATCGGGACGAAGCCGATCAAAATGAAGGCGGCATTTCCAGAGGGTGTAAGCAGCTCGACCGGTTTGGTTGTCACCGATCAGTTTCAGGTCAAACAAACTTGGGAGCCTAGCCGAACCGAAGTATCCGTGGGTGACGGTGTGGTCCGATCGATCGAGCGAAAGATCGGCGGTGCGCCGGCTCTCGTTTTACCCGATATTTTGTTCGCCGATGTCGACGGTGTGACGGTTTATCGCAAGGCCCCCGAATTTCAAGAGTCCAATAACCGAAGCGAATTGACGTCTGCTCGACAGGATCGAGTGACCTACGTGTTCACTGAACCAGGAACCGTCGACTTGCCATCGATACAATTGACATGGTGGAATTTGCAGAAAGGCGAGCTGGAAACAGAAATGCTGTCGGGGCAAATGTTTTTGGTGACAGAATCAGCGGCAACCGAGGCGTCACCGCTCAATGCTCCGTTTCGACCAATCAATTCGTCACAATTCTCAAATCTCCAGTGGTGGGCTTTCGCGGTGCTCCTTGCGGCCACCATCTTGATCGCGGGGCACAGGGGGAGAAAGTACCTCAGAACAGCGTGTGGCCTCGAAAAAACGCCTGAAACTGGCAGCCTACCGCCACTTAATCCGTAG
- a CDS encoding putative glycoside hydrolase, with product MNFPVIKRCVRAILLGLLTTVFLCEAISRQNGSTTAQEISSPSTLHAAPAGPGDWSKVRLFGHAFRNDDYTPEQYNFIRDHFAIFTIEKRHAKNIYGATSTEKAAAETAKKLLTNNPDMRVLFYWSTNTAYKQFYTTVRDTVAHHPDWVEEVRKGTVRWTYPNDSARNWWADTADQLVKESALNGVFCDGAPGANARGQLESVERCLQRLSSFIIYNGYRVQSSNKCAAGASTLAHADGVFCEAFFRSSVETADEAVKLMDELLAIPPDKYILCRGAGDGAFGSTHDFTLACYLIIANDYSFYSWGGDENSYAADDSLIYWSEDFDQEIGKPLSKATKNGYAYHRDFEHCSVDVNLETKASTIAWKPVDGKLAFPKDEIKE from the coding sequence ATGAACTTTCCAGTTATCAAGCGTTGCGTTCGGGCGATCCTTTTGGGGCTCCTGACAACCGTTTTCCTTTGTGAAGCCATCAGCCGCCAAAACGGTTCCACAACCGCGCAGGAAATCAGTTCCCCCAGCACCCTCCATGCGGCACCTGCTGGGCCAGGCGACTGGTCCAAAGTGCGTCTTTTCGGACACGCTTTCCGGAACGACGACTACACGCCCGAACAATACAATTTCATCCGGGACCATTTCGCGATCTTCACGATCGAAAAGCGGCATGCAAAGAATATTTACGGCGCAACGAGCACCGAAAAAGCTGCTGCGGAAACCGCAAAGAAACTGCTGACGAACAACCCGGACATGCGCGTGCTGTTTTACTGGAGCACGAATACGGCTTACAAACAGTTCTACACCACCGTTCGGGATACCGTTGCCCATCACCCGGACTGGGTAGAAGAAGTTCGGAAAGGAACCGTGCGATGGACCTATCCCAATGACTCAGCTCGTAATTGGTGGGCCGACACAGCCGACCAGTTGGTCAAAGAAAGTGCCTTGAACGGAGTTTTCTGCGATGGTGCCCCGGGAGCCAACGCTCGCGGCCAATTGGAAAGCGTGGAACGCTGCCTTCAGCGACTATCAAGCTTCATCATCTACAATGGCTATCGCGTCCAATCCTCCAACAAGTGCGCAGCCGGCGCCAGCACACTCGCTCATGCAGACGGCGTCTTTTGCGAAGCGTTCTTTCGTTCCTCGGTTGAGACCGCAGACGAAGCCGTCAAGCTAATGGACGAGTTATTGGCGATTCCGCCCGACAAATACATTCTTTGCCGCGGAGCGGGAGACGGTGCCTTTGGTTCCACCCACGACTTTACACTCGCCTGTTACTTGATCATCGCCAACGACTACTCGTTCTACAGTTGGGGCGGCGACGAGAACTCCTATGCTGCCGACGACTCACTCATCTACTGGTCCGAAGACTTTGACCAAGAAATTGGCAAACCGTTGAGCAAGGCCACCAAGAACGGCTACGCCTACCATCGGGATTTCGAACACTGCAGCGTCGACGTCAACCTCGAAACAAAAGCCTCGACCATCGCTTGGAAACCCGTGGATGGAAAGCTCGCTTTTCCTAAAGATGAAATTAAAGAATAA
- a CDS encoding heavy metal translocating P-type ATPase, which yields MDHANKNETSLPIADPSMQIDPVCGMKVPTDSSRSSDFDGKRYVFCCDGCLQKFRDDPVGVLTKRSQKDSSSSSSCCSGNSSTKANDSPADPDAIYTCPMHLEIEQTGPGDCPICGMDLEPKFVMLADEADDKQYADMRRRFWVGAALSVPLLAIAMGPMVGLRAIDWMSQTKFGWLQLALATPVVFWCGWPLLVRGAKSFRTMNLNMFSLIAVGTLAAYLFSLVVVLIPGVIPTAFFENGVPPLYFEAAAVIITLVLLGQVLELRARQQTGGAIRELMQLAPDTAHRITDDGGEDISLDSIHKGDRLRVRPGEKIPVDGKVLSGSSSVDESMLTGEPMPVKKLEGDEVTGGTFNQTGALVMEAVGVGGDTVLNRIVQMVADAQRSRAPIQKLVDVVARYFVPAVIACSIFAFIGWAVFGPEPQLAHAFVAAVAVLIIACPCALGLATPMSVMVGVGRGAKEGVLIKNAEVLEVMEKVDTIVVDKTGTLTQGRPEVTGIETFEQWNEHDALTLSAAVETPSEHPLAQAIVRRAKADGLRVLEPSEFNSITGGGVRARVDNHDVLIGKADLLDDQGIEGVDAGREKARTHQAEGATVAFVAIDNALAAIFAITDPIKPSTPTALRTLHELGLKVVMLTGDAEPTAKAVATKLGIDEFHAGVSPEEKHDFVRNLKKAGKTVAMCGDGINDAPALAEANVGIAMGTGTGVAIESAGITLVGGDLRGVAAAANLSRKTMSNIRQNLFFAFIYNALGIPVAAGLLYPFFGVLLSPMIAAAAMSFSSVSVIANALRLRATKLT from the coding sequence ATGGACCACGCCAATAAAAACGAGACATCATTGCCGATCGCCGATCCGTCAATGCAAATTGATCCGGTTTGCGGCATGAAGGTTCCTACAGACAGCTCTCGTTCGTCAGATTTCGACGGTAAACGCTATGTCTTTTGCTGCGATGGATGCTTGCAGAAGTTTCGCGATGACCCGGTTGGGGTGCTGACGAAACGATCACAAAAGGACTCATCAAGCAGTTCGTCTTGTTGCAGTGGTAACTCGTCGACCAAAGCGAACGATTCTCCGGCAGATCCCGATGCCATCTACACCTGTCCCATGCACCTTGAAATCGAACAAACTGGGCCTGGTGATTGCCCGATTTGCGGGATGGACTTGGAACCGAAGTTCGTCATGTTGGCTGATGAGGCTGACGACAAACAATACGCCGACATGAGACGTCGATTCTGGGTCGGCGCTGCGTTGTCGGTGCCGCTGCTCGCAATCGCGATGGGTCCGATGGTGGGTTTGCGGGCCATAGATTGGATGAGCCAGACAAAGTTTGGTTGGCTACAATTAGCTCTGGCGACGCCGGTTGTGTTTTGGTGCGGATGGCCACTTTTGGTCCGCGGTGCCAAGTCGTTTCGCACGATGAACCTGAACATGTTCTCGTTGATCGCGGTGGGGACTTTGGCAGCGTATCTGTTCAGTTTGGTCGTCGTGTTGATCCCAGGTGTGATTCCAACGGCATTTTTCGAGAACGGTGTTCCACCTCTCTATTTTGAAGCTGCCGCAGTGATCATCACACTAGTGTTGCTCGGGCAAGTGCTGGAACTGCGTGCGCGCCAGCAGACGGGCGGAGCCATTCGCGAACTCATGCAACTTGCACCCGACACGGCACACCGAATCACAGACGATGGCGGGGAAGACATCTCGCTCGATTCAATCCACAAGGGCGATCGGTTGCGAGTTCGCCCGGGTGAGAAAATCCCTGTCGACGGAAAAGTACTTAGTGGGTCGAGCAGCGTTGATGAGTCGATGTTGACGGGAGAACCGATGCCGGTGAAGAAGTTGGAAGGCGACGAAGTCACGGGCGGGACCTTCAACCAAACCGGTGCACTGGTGATGGAGGCCGTCGGTGTTGGCGGCGATACGGTTCTCAACCGCATTGTACAAATGGTTGCAGACGCCCAGCGCAGTCGCGCCCCGATTCAAAAACTGGTCGATGTGGTCGCTCGATACTTTGTGCCGGCGGTAATCGCTTGTTCGATCTTCGCGTTCATCGGTTGGGCTGTATTTGGTCCAGAGCCGCAATTGGCTCATGCATTCGTAGCGGCAGTCGCCGTGTTGATCATTGCCTGCCCTTGTGCGTTAGGACTGGCGACGCCGATGTCAGTGATGGTGGGTGTTGGCCGCGGTGCCAAGGAAGGCGTGTTGATCAAGAACGCCGAAGTCCTCGAAGTCATGGAGAAGGTTGACACAATCGTCGTCGACAAGACCGGAACGCTGACCCAGGGACGCCCGGAAGTCACTGGCATCGAAACGTTTGAGCAATGGAATGAACACGATGCATTGACGTTGTCTGCGGCGGTCGAAACACCGAGCGAACATCCGCTAGCACAAGCCATCGTTCGCCGAGCGAAAGCCGATGGATTGCGGGTCTTGGAACCAAGTGAATTCAACAGCATTACCGGTGGCGGAGTCCGCGCTCGCGTCGATAACCATGATGTCCTGATCGGCAAGGCTGACCTGTTGGACGATCAGGGCATCGAAGGCGTCGATGCGGGAAGGGAAAAAGCGAGAACGCATCAAGCCGAGGGTGCGACGGTTGCATTCGTGGCGATCGATAACGCACTGGCGGCAATTTTTGCGATCACCGATCCAATCAAGCCAAGCACTCCCACTGCGTTAAGGACGTTGCATGAACTCGGGCTAAAAGTCGTGATGCTTACCGGCGACGCCGAGCCGACAGCGAAAGCCGTCGCAACCAAGCTAGGCATCGACGAGTTTCATGCCGGCGTCTCGCCCGAGGAGAAGCATGACTTCGTTCGCAACTTGAAAAAAGCAGGTAAAACGGTGGCGATGTGTGGCGATGGCATCAACGACGCTCCGGCCCTTGCCGAAGCAAACGTTGGCATCGCCATGGGCACGGGTACAGGCGTTGCGATTGAGTCCGCAGGCATCACGCTGGTCGGTGGTGATCTTCGCGGTGTGGCGGCGGCGGCAAACTTGAGCCGCAAAACGATGAGCAACATTCGTCAAAACCTGTTCTTCGCTTTCATCTACAACGCACTCGGAATCCCGGTCGCAGCAGGTTTGCTCTACCCGTTCTTCGGCGTATTGCTTAGCCCCATGATTGCGGCGGCAGCGATGAGCTTTAGTAGTGTATCCGTGATCGCAAACGCTCTGAGATTACGGGCAACCAAGCTCACCTAA
- a CDS encoding vWA domain-containing protein, producing the protein MNGLQTWLFNFHWLRPMGFLLLIPIGIVWWFCVRNSGSQQPLSQQVSPHLLKHLVVNPAKQSRVQPSAVLLGLWLLGTVALAGPSWRREPSPFASDTSNLWVVLKLTPSMESNDVLPSRLERVRNKLHDLMQNRKGSATGLVVYSRSAHLVMPPTSDSGVIDEMLQSLDPGVMPGEGDALVNALTLVVEDIERDSVAASILVIADTCEHAQHPLLQNWRTSHRATVQWLAPVALDSSLAGLGVDKASDILNARLVRLTADDADIDQVANHAKSSLVASTTDPSARWRDDGYWLLWPIAIGVALWSRRGWSIASGSLT; encoded by the coding sequence ATGAATGGCTTGCAGACATGGTTGTTCAATTTTCATTGGCTACGTCCGATGGGGTTCTTGCTGCTGATTCCGATTGGAATTGTTTGGTGGTTTTGCGTGCGAAACAGCGGTTCGCAGCAACCGCTTTCTCAGCAGGTTTCGCCCCATTTGTTGAAACACTTGGTCGTGAATCCAGCCAAGCAATCACGTGTGCAGCCGTCTGCGGTTTTGCTCGGACTTTGGCTGCTGGGAACCGTCGCGTTGGCCGGGCCAAGTTGGCGACGGGAACCCTCACCGTTTGCCAGTGACACGTCCAATCTGTGGGTTGTCTTGAAGTTGACTCCCTCGATGGAAAGCAACGACGTGCTGCCATCACGACTCGAGCGAGTGCGGAACAAGTTGCATGACCTAATGCAGAATCGCAAGGGCTCGGCAACCGGGCTGGTGGTTTATTCTCGATCCGCACACCTTGTGATGCCGCCAACAAGCGACAGTGGTGTGATTGATGAAATGCTGCAATCGCTAGACCCCGGCGTCATGCCGGGCGAAGGTGACGCATTGGTAAATGCATTGACTTTGGTAGTCGAAGACATCGAACGAGATTCGGTTGCCGCGTCGATTCTGGTGATCGCGGATACCTGCGAGCATGCGCAGCATCCGTTACTTCAAAATTGGCGAACCAGTCATCGAGCCACGGTGCAATGGTTGGCTCCGGTTGCTCTCGATTCGAGTTTAGCCGGGTTGGGTGTGGACAAGGCATCGGACATCCTGAATGCTCGACTAGTTCGACTGACTGCGGACGACGCGGACATTGACCAAGTGGCCAATCACGCCAAGAGTTCGCTGGTGGCGTCGACAACCGACCCGTCGGCTCGGTGGCGAGATGACGGTTACTGGTTGCTGTGGCCGATTGCGATCGGAGTGGCACTTTGGAGCCGCCGCGGCTGGAGCATTGCGTCAGGAAGTTTGACATGA